A DNA window from Mycoplasmopsis pullorum contains the following coding sequences:
- a CDS encoding Nif3-like dinuclear metal center hexameric protein, giving the protein MQIKKITDYLLNKYPLSNAEIWDPTGWAIKFRLSEKLTGVMIAIDLTKEVLKKAIELNCNLIITHHPFLFEKTRELELLKAPYKKEMIQIIKEKRINVIGFHTNYDNDAYGTSYQIARYLGMQNNVTYKDFGYPVSVSYNIKFNDLIQKLKTDLLLSDFRTNVSDLEMNLSRIGILSGSGYITEVNNFSRLNYDLIITSDIKWSDWINYDQIGAKVLEVPHLDEQVFVWDVYEQLRSKFPEINLNFMNLAVPYKNIS; this is encoded by the coding sequence ATGCAAATTAAAAAAATTACTGATTATTTACTTAATAAATATCCACTTTCAAATGCTGAAATTTGAGATCCGACCGGCTGAGCAATCAAATTTCGTCTTTCAGAAAAATTAACTGGTGTTATGATTGCAATTGATTTAACTAAAGAAGTTTTAAAAAAAGCAATCGAATTAAACTGTAATTTAATCATCACACATCATCCTTTTTTATTCGAAAAAACACGTGAATTAGAACTGTTAAAAGCTCCTTATAAAAAAGAAATGATTCAAATTATTAAAGAAAAAAGAATCAATGTAATTGGTTTTCACACAAATTATGATAATGATGCTTATGGTACTAGTTATCAAATTGCACGTTATCTAGGAATGCAAAACAACGTGACCTACAAGGATTTTGGATATCCTGTTTCGGTATCATATAATATTAAATTTAACGATTTAATTCAAAAATTAAAAACCGATTTATTACTGAGTGATTTTCGTACAAACGTGAGTGATTTAGAAATGAATTTAAGCAGAATTGGTATCTTAAGTGGTAGTGGTTACATTACTGAAGTTAACAATTTTTCAAGACTAAATTACGACTTAATTATTACCAGCGATATCAAATGAAGTGACTGAATTAATTACGATCAAATTGGTGCAAAAGTGCTAGAAGTACCACATTTAGATGAACAAGTTTTTGTTTGAGATGTCTATGAACAACTTAGATCTAAATTTCCTGAAATTAATCTAAATTTCATGAATTTAGCAGTACCATATAAAAATATCTCTTAA
- a CDS encoding RNA polymerase sigma factor, which yields MSKHENIINAIDRYRKSLKKEHLSQEEVYNFLESKNLFIEDEDVADELLQELMEIGIVEDHVDDGDENDVSFDDFEGVSEKEKNKIKKEISADDEEDEENFKDFSDEDLDSDVFDDLEDLEDDFNEDEDFFDDEDEEESDEENDKDDDEDEEDDEDDSEDESLDDLEDLDEETNLENLDLNALIDEDIDLEENNHQKLKNLNNKLTETNDIVKWYMRWIGKYGELLKPEEENELAKMMNKGGFRGKRARDKLIKRNLRLVINNAKKYKNRGLSFIDLISEGNAGILKAVQKYNVDKGFKFSTYATWWIRQAITRAVADQARTIRVPVHMVETINKITRYERELQQELGREPSDEEIAKKFGKDYNAEKVRYIRKINIDPISLDKQIGKENDSSFSDFVKDESVPNPVDYASQEQLSEFLDELIENHLEPEEKELIRKRYGVGVNEDGEKYRVHSFEELAKERGGVSKERIRQIENKILRKIKNTKDGKLLRDFLKN from the coding sequence ATGAGTAAACACGAAAATATAATAAACGCGATTGATAGATATAGAAAATCATTAAAAAAAGAACATTTATCACAAGAAGAAGTCTATAACTTTTTAGAATCTAAAAATCTATTTATCGAAGATGAAGATGTCGCTGATGAATTATTGCAAGAATTAATGGAAATTGGAATTGTTGAAGATCATGTAGATGATGGTGATGAAAATGATGTTTCTTTTGACGATTTTGAAGGTGTTTCTGAAAAAGAAAAAAACAAAATTAAAAAAGAAATCTCAGCTGATGATGAAGAAGATGAAGAAAACTTTAAGGATTTTTCTGATGAAGACTTAGATTCTGACGTTTTTGATGACTTAGAAGATTTAGAAGATGATTTTAACGAAGATGAAGACTTTTTCGATGATGAAGATGAAGAAGAGTCTGATGAAGAAAATGATAAGGACGATGATGAAGATGAAGAAGACGATGAAGATGATAGCGAAGATGAATCTTTAGACGATCTTGAAGACTTAGATGAAGAAACTAATTTAGAAAACTTAGACTTAAACGCTCTAATTGATGAAGATATTGACTTAGAAGAAAACAACCACCAAAAACTTAAAAATCTTAATAACAAACTTACCGAAACTAATGATATTGTTAAATGATACATGCGTTGAATCGGTAAATATGGTGAATTATTAAAACCCGAAGAAGAAAACGAACTTGCTAAAATGATGAACAAAGGTGGTTTCAGAGGAAAAAGAGCACGTGATAAATTAATCAAACGTAACTTGCGTTTAGTTATTAATAATGCTAAAAAATACAAAAATCGTGGACTATCATTTATCGACTTAATTTCTGAAGGTAATGCAGGTATTTTAAAAGCTGTCCAAAAATATAACGTTGATAAAGGATTTAAGTTTTCAACTTATGCAACTTGATGAATTAGACAAGCAATTACTCGTGCAGTAGCAGACCAAGCTAGAACAATTCGTGTTCCTGTCCACATGGTTGAAACTATTAATAAAATCACAAGATATGAACGTGAATTACAACAAGAACTTGGTAGAGAACCAAGCGATGAAGAAATTGCTAAAAAATTTGGAAAAGATTATAACGCTGAAAAAGTTAGATACATTAGAAAAATTAACATCGATCCTATCTCACTAGATAAACAAATTGGTAAAGAAAATGATTCATCATTTAGTGACTTTGTTAAGGATGAAAGTGTACCAAACCCTGTTGATTACGCTTCACAGGAACAACTTTCTGAATTTTTAGACGAATTAATCGAAAATCACTTAGAACCAGAAGAAAAAGAATTAATTCGTAAGCGTTACGGTGTCGGAGTTAATGAAGATGGTGAAAAATACCGTGTACACAGTTTCGAAGAATTAGCTAAAGAACGTGGTGGTGTTTCAAAAGAAAGAATTCGTCAAATCGAAAACAAAATATTAAGAAAAATTAAAAACACCAAAGATGGTAAATTATTGAGGGACTTTCTTAAAAATTAA
- the dnaG gene encoding DNA primase produces the protein MSTQQMDFSQIIDSTDIVDVIGEEVSLTKKGKDYIGLCPFHSDSNPSMSVSPEKRIFKCFSCNKAGNVVRYLMLKKGYNYLEAIQNLAQRQGIHLDFNRFNKEPKLSESQQESIQILSDFNAYFKASLLTNQKALDYCNFRRLSNQVREKFNIGFITNDAILKFGEELKYEKFKLHQAGLLNSDLYPIFRNRLSFGICNEYGQIVGFSARTLEKDEKPKYINSIESQIFNKSKILYNFHNAKDEIKAQKKVYLTEGFMDVIAIDSIGYHNVVALMGTALTQDQINLIKGNEAILFLDNDSAGLQATKKSILALLKNKIKTYVIHNTFSKDPDEILNKYGKDQLINLIENKKVGAIDYIYAWLVKFYNLSNNSSFEDFKEFNAEFAPFLENENQQIQEFYSNKFFNNYGFHLKIKSVVPGETYGYYSDSNDYDYSYSEDVDNQYNKIINEQIIPNSPSHYSSHTTKKVVIKGTDLLWGRDCSILILMNLFHNKDFFKYFVSERNAEFDFYVILNSLRYFKTYQFFFELKKIVEKNQNFDLVHSFEEFKKFEPQFLKWILNEIYVYANDTTVSIDELKKLVWSETEWSSTKYYTILRTANDFLNQFSSELENSATTWIAENLNKYNDQEQLSNDFVFSTEYDSDLWLFDYNFLKLMILHKTHLIKDENDLKDKQKTYIKNLLLKTKLKKERNE, from the coding sequence ATGAGCACTCAACAAATGGATTTTTCTCAAATTATTGATAGTACTGATATTGTCGATGTAATTGGTGAAGAGGTTTCTCTTACAAAAAAAGGTAAAGATTACATTGGTTTGTGTCCGTTTCACTCTGACTCAAATCCAAGTATGAGCGTTTCGCCAGAAAAGAGAATTTTTAAGTGTTTTAGTTGTAATAAAGCTGGTAATGTTGTTCGTTACTTGATGCTTAAAAAAGGTTACAACTATTTAGAAGCTATTCAAAATCTAGCTCAACGTCAAGGTATCCACCTTGACTTTAATCGTTTTAATAAGGAACCAAAACTGAGTGAATCACAACAAGAGAGCATTCAAATTTTGTCCGATTTTAATGCTTATTTTAAAGCTTCTTTATTAACTAACCAAAAAGCACTAGATTACTGTAACTTTCGTCGTTTGTCAAATCAAGTACGTGAAAAATTCAACATTGGATTTATTACTAATGATGCAATTTTAAAATTTGGTGAAGAATTAAAATACGAAAAATTCAAACTTCATCAAGCTGGTTTATTAAACTCTGACCTATATCCTATTTTTCGTAATCGTTTAAGTTTCGGAATTTGTAATGAATATGGTCAAATAGTCGGATTTAGTGCTCGGACACTTGAAAAAGACGAAAAACCAAAATATATCAATTCAATCGAAAGTCAAATTTTTAATAAATCCAAAATTTTATACAACTTTCATAACGCTAAAGACGAAATCAAAGCACAAAAAAAGGTGTATCTAACCGAAGGATTTATGGACGTTATCGCAATTGATTCAATTGGTTATCATAACGTCGTGGCCCTAATGGGGACAGCTTTGACACAAGATCAAATCAACCTCATAAAAGGTAACGAAGCGATTTTATTTTTAGACAATGATAGTGCTGGTTTACAAGCTACTAAAAAATCAATTTTAGCTCTACTTAAAAATAAAATAAAAACCTATGTTATTCACAATACCTTTTCAAAAGATCCGGATGAAATACTTAATAAATACGGAAAAGACCAATTAATTAACCTTATTGAAAATAAAAAAGTTGGTGCAATTGACTATATTTATGCATGATTAGTCAAATTCTACAATCTATCAAATAACTCAAGTTTTGAAGATTTTAAAGAATTCAATGCTGAATTTGCACCGTTTTTAGAGAACGAAAATCAACAAATTCAAGAATTTTATTCAAATAAATTCTTTAATAATTACGGTTTCCATCTGAAAATCAAGTCAGTTGTCCCTGGGGAAACTTACGGATATTATTCTGACTCAAATGACTATGATTATTCATATTCCGAAGATGTGGACAACCAATATAATAAAATCATAAATGAACAAATAATCCCAAATAGTCCCTCACATTATAGTTCTCATACCACCAAAAAAGTGGTCATTAAAGGTACTGATCTCTTGTGAGGTAGGGACTGTTCAATTTTGATTTTGATGAATTTATTTCATAACAAAGATTTTTTCAAGTATTTTGTTAGTGAAAGAAACGCGGAATTCGATTTTTATGTTATTTTGAATTCGCTCCGTTATTTTAAAACTTACCAATTCTTTTTTGAACTTAAAAAAATAGTTGAAAAAAATCAGAATTTTGATTTAGTTCATTCTTTTGAAGAATTTAAAAAATTCGAACCTCAGTTTTTAAAATGAATCTTAAATGAAATTTATGTCTATGCTAATGATACAACCGTTTCAATTGACGAATTAAAAAAACTTGTTTGATCTGAGACGGAGTGATCAAGCACGAAATACTATACAATCCTAAGAACTGCAAATGACTTTTTAAATCAATTTAGTTCTGAATTAGAAAATTCTGCGACTACTTGAATTGCCGAAAATCTCAACAAATACAACGATCAAGAACAATTATCAAACGACTTTGTTTTCTCAACTGAATATGATAGTGATTTATGACTATTTGATTATAATTTCTTAAAGTTAATGATTTTACATAAAACTCACCTTATAAAAGACGAAAACGATTTAAAAGACAAACAAAAAACATATATAAAAAACTTATTATTAAAAACAAAACTAAAAAAGGAGCGAAATGAGTAA
- a CDS encoding glycine--tRNA ligase: protein MQKLVNHLKNSGFVFQGSEIYGGLANTWDYGPLGALLKDNIEKKWKENFIFNEANNYLIDSKILMNPQVWVTSGHVANFSDPLIENKVNGKRYRADKLIQEIDPNLIPEKMTFEQMRDFLNENLLEYENSKAQWSEIRKFNLMFETKQGVTEDTKATVYLRPETAQGIFVNFKNVQRTMRAKLPLGIGQVGKSFRNEVTPGNFIFRTREFEQMELEVFTQPEQADSIFNYYIDKCYKFALELGIKEKSLRIRKHDDEELAHYSKGTSDIEFNFPFGWGELLGVANRSDFDLKSHMQATGESLEYLDPSDNKKIIPWVIEPSMGLDRMMLAVLADAYNEEQLENDERIVLKLAKDIAPYKFAVLPLVKKLNDKASEVINQLKKLNQSFTYDEAGSIGKRYRRQDAIGTYYCLTIDYDSLDDNCVTVRNRDTMEQIRISIDELHKLI, encoded by the coding sequence ATGCAAAAATTAGTAAATCATCTCAAAAATAGCGGTTTTGTTTTTCAAGGTAGTGAAATTTACGGAGGACTAGCTAACACTTGAGACTATGGTCCTCTTGGTGCTCTTTTGAAAGACAACATCGAAAAAAAATGAAAAGAAAACTTTATTTTTAACGAAGCGAATAATTATTTAATTGACTCGAAAATTTTAATGAATCCACAAGTGTGAGTAACTAGTGGACACGTTGCAAATTTTAGCGATCCACTTATTGAAAACAAAGTTAACGGTAAAAGATACCGTGCTGATAAATTAATTCAAGAAATTGATCCAAACTTAATTCCTGAAAAAATGACTTTTGAACAAATGAGAGATTTTTTAAATGAAAATCTTTTAGAATACGAAAACTCAAAAGCTCAATGATCAGAAATTCGTAAATTTAACTTAATGTTTGAAACTAAGCAAGGTGTAACTGAAGATACTAAAGCGACTGTTTACTTACGTCCTGAAACTGCACAAGGTATCTTTGTTAACTTTAAAAACGTTCAACGCACTATGCGTGCAAAACTACCTCTTGGGATTGGTCAAGTTGGAAAAAGTTTTCGTAACGAAGTCACACCGGGGAACTTTATTTTTAGAACTCGCGAATTTGAACAAATGGAATTAGAAGTGTTTACTCAGCCTGAACAAGCTGATTCAATTTTTAACTACTACATTGACAAATGTTACAAATTCGCCTTAGAATTAGGTATTAAAGAAAAAAGTTTAAGAATTCGTAAACATGACGACGAAGAATTAGCTCACTACTCAAAAGGGACAAGTGACATCGAATTTAACTTTCCATTCGGATGAGGGGAATTGCTTGGTGTTGCCAACAGAAGTGATTTTGATTTAAAATCACACATGCAGGCCACTGGGGAATCTTTAGAATATTTAGATCCAAGTGACAATAAAAAAATTATCCCATGAGTTATTGAACCAAGCATGGGATTAGATAGAATGATGCTTGCCGTTTTAGCTGATGCATACAATGAAGAACAATTAGAAAATGATGAGCGTATTGTTTTAAAATTAGCAAAAGATATTGCTCCATATAAATTTGCTGTTTTACCATTGGTCAAAAAACTCAATGATAAAGCAAGTGAAGTAATTAATCAATTAAAAAAATTGAACCAAAGTTTTACCTACGATGAAGCTGGTTCAATTGGTAAAAGATACAGACGTCAAGATGCAATTGGTACCTATTATTGTTTAACAATTGACTACGATTCACTTGATGATAATTGTGTAACAGTTCGAAACCGGGACACAATGGAACAAATTAGAATTTCAATTGATGAATTACACAAATTAATTTAG
- a CDS encoding MAG3090 family protein — MKRLQCLYRPNENKEYPWALKHPKVKSALALFKTRQEATDWYLSLHLECVYWFQNDKQIWAGQVISGREENGEFEHEVVVDNFDGAISFEDTCREFHINPSTWKRDENEEKRRVARIQDFKLLKDPEKYFPVEDIKRPVRKSKKDIEIAELKARISEILLLLSKSSKDYSKEIQELNDKLNDTSSDKSELLKRLAELQAEVMKENQQPVEVVEKEPEVVEVEKIVEKIVYVEKEGDNEVKVDYHNVANYELSDQIDALALYSEKIQEISDNLTNSKTNNEDLAEIKANINTVNIHYSKLQKSLSKNHETQKRTIETLLSNLKARSLALIEKLELDENAKNTPTTKAYFRDNFTKDNVSVAEGTSFVHLNQQHVGFVEKDKYKYSVDKSAKLRKQKVVILESGKEVIVEKEVIRESSKVSSILWWILSPLLLISALVLIGLLIYVGIHLSK; from the coding sequence ATGAAACGTTTACAATGTTTATATAGACCAAATGAAAACAAAGAATATCCATGAGCACTTAAGCATCCAAAAGTTAAGTCAGCTTTAGCTTTATTCAAAACTAGACAAGAAGCTACAGACTGATATTTATCTTTACACCTAGAATGTGTGTACTGATTCCAAAATGACAAGCAAATTTGAGCTGGACAAGTTATTTCAGGTAGAGAAGAAAACGGTGAATTTGAACACGAAGTTGTAGTAGATAATTTCGATGGTGCTATTTCATTTGAAGATACATGTAGAGAATTCCACATTAATCCTTCAACATGAAAACGTGATGAAAATGAAGAAAAAAGAAGAGTAGCAAGAATTCAAGATTTCAAATTATTAAAAGATCCTGAAAAATACTTCCCTGTTGAAGATATTAAAAGACCTGTTAGAAAAAGTAAAAAAGATATCGAAATTGCTGAATTAAAAGCTAGAATTTCAGAAATCTTATTATTACTTTCTAAATCTTCAAAAGACTACTCAAAAGAAATTCAAGAATTAAATGACAAATTAAACGATACATCATCAGATAAAAGCGAATTGCTAAAAAGATTAGCTGAATTACAAGCTGAAGTAATGAAAGAAAATCAACAACCTGTTGAAGTTGTCGAAAAAGAACCTGAAGTTGTTGAAGTTGAAAAAATTGTTGAAAAAATTGTTTACGTTGAAAAAGAAGGCGACAATGAAGTTAAAGTTGATTACCACAACGTTGCTAACTATGAATTAAGTGATCAAATTGATGCCTTAGCTTTATACTCAGAAAAAATTCAAGAAATTTCAGACAACTTAACAAACTCAAAAACAAACAACGAAGACTTAGCAGAAATTAAAGCTAACATTAACACAGTAAATATTCACTACTCAAAACTACAAAAATCATTATCAAAAAATCACGAAACTCAAAAACGTACAATCGAAACATTATTGTCAAACTTAAAAGCTAGATCATTAGCATTAATCGAAAAATTAGAATTAGATGAAAATGCTAAAAACACACCAACAACTAAAGCATACTTCCGTGACAACTTCACAAAAGACAATGTTTCAGTTGCTGAAGGTACATCATTCGTCCACTTAAATCAACAACATGTTGGTTTCGTAGAAAAAGACAAATACAAATATTCAGTTGATAAAAGTGCTAAATTAAGAAAACAAAAAGTAGTTATCTTAGAATCAGGTAAAGAAGTAATTGTTGAAAAAGAAGTTATAAGAGAAAGTTCAAAAGTATCTTCAATCTTATGATGAATTTTATCTCCTTTATTGTTAATTTCAGCATTAGTTCTTATTGGTCTATTAATTTACGTAGGTATCCATTTAAGTAAATAA